In Amycolatopsis sp. EV170708-02-1, the following are encoded in one genomic region:
- a CDS encoding AraC family transcriptional regulator — translation MNEKLGEELTIDDIARAATFSKFHFTRVFQQATGVSPGRFLSALRLDEAKRLLLTTSITVADISHRVGYNSVGTFSTRFSSRVGLSPSAYRRQGGFQRRLAGEPRPGPKRAIVRGFVSAPPEISPGLVFVGLFPTRIPEGAPVRYTVIDAPGPYQLTEVPEGDWHLVAHCVTGPLTRRGTGYTGHHGPITVEPGVTARLADLRMRPKRLFDPPVLLALPDLRHRPEPVKRAA, via the coding sequence ATGAACGAGAAACTGGGCGAAGAGCTCACTATCGACGACATCGCCCGCGCCGCGACCTTCAGCAAATTCCATTTCACCAGGGTGTTCCAGCAGGCCACCGGGGTCTCGCCCGGCCGGTTCCTGTCCGCGCTGCGGCTCGACGAGGCCAAGCGCCTGCTGCTGACCACCTCGATCACGGTCGCCGACATCAGCCACCGCGTGGGCTACAACAGCGTCGGCACCTTCAGCACGCGGTTCAGCAGCCGCGTCGGCCTGTCCCCTTCCGCGTACCGGCGGCAGGGCGGCTTCCAGCGCCGTCTGGCCGGCGAGCCCCGTCCCGGCCCGAAGCGGGCGATCGTCCGCGGTTTCGTGTCGGCGCCGCCGGAGATCTCGCCCGGCCTCGTCTTCGTCGGTCTCTTCCCGACGCGGATCCCCGAGGGCGCGCCCGTGCGGTACACGGTCATCGACGCCCCCGGCCCCTATCAGCTGACCGAGGTCCCGGAAGGCGACTGGCATCTGGTCGCGCACTGCGTGACCGGCCCGCTCACGCGCCGCGGTACCGGCTACACCGGGCACCACGGCCCGATCACCGTCGAGCCGGGCGTCACCGCGCGGCTCGCGGACCTGCGGATGCGCCCCAAACGCCTGTTCGACCCGCCGGTCCTGCTCGCGCTGCCCGACCTGCGGCACCGGCCGGAGCCGGTCAAGCGCGCGGCCTGA
- a CDS encoding DUF1702 family protein, whose protein sequence is MSSLLGALRKVMFAPSLASVGFEGRGFGVPRTPSTARLESIPQSVVCGFEWGIAAPELWEAERRLDMVEPEMRGFAYEGAAMAFTILDVMPGGRKDRTAELMRGPGLPHVFLTYIGIGFAMARLPRPLWKKVLPELDGVPFHPTMSWLAVDGYAFDRAYFDTRKWVDEQFVPKPYPWAGAPAYFPRACDQGIGRALWFINGGDPVKVAAAVNRFPAGRRPDLWSGVGLASTFAGGCDRPGLVRLREAAGEHQDELGLGVVFAVKARTFSSFVPPHTRRAARALAGLSIEEAVELADSTEVTEDAADGTPAYELWRQNIRDGLAPSAGRLSA, encoded by the coding sequence ATGAGCTCATTGCTGGGTGCCCTGCGCAAGGTCATGTTCGCGCCTTCGCTGGCTTCGGTCGGCTTCGAGGGGCGCGGCTTCGGAGTGCCGCGGACGCCGTCGACCGCCCGGCTGGAGTCGATCCCGCAGTCGGTGGTGTGCGGCTTCGAGTGGGGGATCGCCGCCCCGGAGCTGTGGGAGGCCGAACGGCGCCTGGACATGGTCGAGCCGGAGATGCGCGGGTTCGCCTACGAGGGCGCGGCGATGGCGTTCACCATCCTCGACGTCATGCCCGGCGGCCGGAAGGACCGGACGGCCGAACTGATGCGCGGTCCCGGTCTCCCGCACGTGTTCCTGACCTACATCGGCATCGGCTTCGCGATGGCCCGGCTGCCCCGGCCGCTGTGGAAGAAGGTGCTGCCGGAGCTGGACGGCGTGCCGTTCCATCCGACGATGAGCTGGCTGGCCGTCGACGGCTACGCCTTCGACCGCGCCTACTTCGACACGCGCAAGTGGGTCGACGAGCAGTTCGTCCCCAAGCCGTACCCGTGGGCGGGTGCCCCCGCGTACTTCCCGCGCGCCTGCGATCAGGGCATCGGGCGCGCGCTGTGGTTCATCAACGGCGGAGACCCGGTGAAGGTCGCCGCGGCGGTGAACCGCTTCCCGGCCGGACGCCGCCCGGACCTGTGGAGCGGGGTGGGGCTGGCCTCGACCTTCGCGGGCGGCTGCGACCGGCCAGGGTTGGTGAGGCTCCGCGAGGCGGCGGGGGAGCACCAGGACGAGCTCGGGCTCGGCGTCGTCTTCGCGGTGAAGGCGAGGACGTTCTCGTCGTTCGTCCCGCCGCACACGCGCCGCGCCGCCCGCGCGCTCGCCGGGCTGAGCATCGAGGAGGCCGTCGAGCTGGCCGACTCGACCGAGGTCACCGAAGACGCCGCGGACGGGACGCCCGCGTACGAGCTGTGGCGGCAGAACATCCGGGACGGGCTGGCCCCTTCGGCGGGCCGGCTGTCCGCCTGA
- a CDS encoding DNA-binding response regulator translates to MIRVLLAEDMHMVRGALVALLNLEQDIEVVAEVCSGDKILPMAAEYLPDVAIIDIDLPAKDGLAAASELCQQLPSVRTLILTSLGRPGTVRRALDAKVNGFLLKDAPADKLANAVRSVAIGRRVIDSELALSAWETEDCPLTPREAEILRLAANGRTVADIAAELFLSPGTVRNYLATVVTKLNARNRVDAIRIATDSDWL, encoded by the coding sequence GTGATCCGAGTCCTATTGGCCGAGGATATGCACATGGTCCGTGGCGCCTTGGTCGCTCTGCTGAACCTCGAACAGGACATCGAGGTCGTCGCCGAGGTCTGTTCGGGCGACAAGATCCTTCCGATGGCCGCGGAGTATCTCCCGGACGTCGCGATCATCGACATCGATCTGCCAGCCAAGGACGGGCTCGCGGCCGCTTCCGAGCTCTGCCAGCAACTTCCGAGCGTCCGCACGCTGATCCTCACCTCGCTCGGCCGTCCGGGCACCGTGCGCCGCGCGCTCGACGCGAAGGTCAACGGCTTCCTGCTCAAGGACGCGCCTGCCGACAAACTCGCCAACGCCGTCCGTTCGGTCGCCATCGGCCGCCGGGTCATCGACAGTGAACTGGCGTTGTCCGCCTGGGAAACGGAAGACTGCCCGCTGACCCCGCGGGAAGCCGAGATCCTCCGCCTCGCGGCGAACGGGCGCACGGTCGCCGACATCGCGGCGGAGCTGTTCCTGTCGCCGGGGACCGTGCGGAACTATCTCGCCACCGTGGTCACGAAACTCAACGCCCGCAACAGGGTGGACGCCATTCGCATCGCCACCGATTCCGACTGGCTCTGA
- a CDS encoding AfsR/SARP family transcriptional regulator → MHAMTIEPGDTARLLGPLELHIGGADRAPSTPKLLQLLAMLLIRPGKTVHVDSLVHELWNDAPPRSVRRTLHTYVHHLRRHLDPGGTGGILVTSSPGYRLEIDAGVVDVSEFQRLHRLGRDLLAEGDNAAAAHAFRTALDLWSGPPLANIHCGPTLAAYTVYLLEHRRNARDLWIEAEIRAGRHREMLGVLRSLTTADPFDETLHAHLIRALGLSGRRSDALASYEWLRSRLEDELGVTPCAELRELHRELLSEGHPVR, encoded by the coding sequence ATGCACGCGATGACCATCGAACCGGGTGACACGGCCAGGCTGCTGGGGCCACTCGAGCTGCACATCGGCGGTGCCGATCGCGCGCCGAGCACGCCGAAACTTCTGCAACTGCTGGCGATGCTGCTCATCCGTCCCGGCAAGACGGTCCACGTCGACTCCCTCGTCCACGAGCTGTGGAACGACGCGCCCCCGCGCAGTGTCCGCCGGACCCTGCACACCTACGTCCACCACCTCCGCCGTCACCTCGACCCCGGCGGCACCGGCGGCATCCTGGTGACCAGCTCCCCCGGTTACCGGCTGGAGATCGACGCCGGCGTGGTGGACGTGTCGGAGTTCCAGCGGCTCCACCGGCTCGGCCGCGACCTGCTGGCCGAGGGCGACAACGCGGCGGCCGCGCACGCGTTCCGTACCGCGCTGGACCTGTGGTCCGGTCCCCCGCTGGCGAACATCCACTGTGGACCGACCTTGGCCGCGTACACCGTCTATCTCCTGGAGCATCGGCGCAACGCCCGCGACCTGTGGATCGAGGCCGAGATCCGGGCGGGCAGGCACCGGGAGATGCTCGGCGTGCTGCGGTCGCTGACCACCGCCGACCCGTTCGACGAAACCCTGCACGCCCACCTGATCCGCGCGCTGGGGCTCAGCGGGCGGCGCAGCGACGCGCTGGCGTCCTACGAGTGGCTGCGATCCAGGCTCGAGGACGAACTGGGGGTGACACCCTGCGCCGAACTGCGAGAGCTGCACCGCGAACTGCTCTCCGAAGGACATCCGGTCCGCTGA
- a CDS encoding helix-turn-helix domain-containing protein, with the protein MTARTYGQFCGLARALEIIGERWSLLVIRDLVLGPKRFDELQHGLPKIPTSILSTRLNELERHGVVQRRVLSQLDAGVVYELTEYGNDLDQILLQLGLWGARSLTDPAADDLFTLDAAILSLYTTFQPDAARGIDCAFELHYGDQMIVHAVVEDGAMTAGEGPHPNPDLVIEPRGPVVLKLLNGEMDAASALTCGAVAIKGEPAMLELFTRLFHIPSAPSKAEGLVTH; encoded by the coding sequence ATGACCGCTCGCACCTATGGCCAGTTCTGCGGCCTCGCCCGCGCGCTCGAGATCATCGGGGAACGCTGGTCCCTGCTCGTGATCCGCGACCTCGTGCTCGGGCCGAAGCGCTTCGACGAGCTCCAGCACGGCCTGCCGAAGATCCCGACGAGCATCCTGTCGACCAGGCTCAACGAACTCGAACGGCACGGGGTCGTCCAGCGCCGGGTGCTCTCGCAGCTCGACGCCGGGGTGGTCTACGAGCTGACCGAGTACGGCAACGACCTCGACCAGATCCTGCTGCAGCTGGGCCTGTGGGGCGCCCGTTCGCTCACCGACCCGGCCGCCGACGACCTGTTCACCCTCGACGCGGCCATCCTGTCGCTGTACACGACGTTCCAGCCCGACGCGGCCCGCGGCATCGACTGCGCGTTCGAACTGCACTACGGCGATCAGATGATCGTGCACGCGGTGGTCGAGGACGGCGCCATGACGGCCGGGGAGGGCCCGCACCCGAACCCCGACCTCGTCATCGAGCCGCGCGGCCCGGTCGTGCTGAAGCTGCTGAACGGCGAGATGGACGCCGCGAGCGCGCTCACCTGCGGCGCGGTGGCCATCAAGGGCGAACCGGCGATGCTGGAGCTGTTCACCAGGCTGTTCCACATCCCCTCGGCGCCGTCGAAGGCCGAAGGGCTCGTCACGCACTGA
- a CDS encoding L-threonylcarbamoyladenylate synthase has product MARYFDVHPENPQRRAIGQVVDILREDGLIAYPTDSCFALGCQLGNKQGIDRIRSIRKLDDRHHFTLVCQDFAQLGQFVHVDNAVFRAVKASTPGSYTFILPATKEVPRRLLHAKKKTVGVRIPDHVVTQALLGELGEPLLSSTLLLPDQEEPMTQGWDIKEHLEHVVDAVIDSGDCGVEPTTVIDFSSGEPEIVRRGAGDTARFE; this is encoded by the coding sequence ATGGCCAGGTATTTCGACGTACATCCGGAGAATCCGCAACGACGCGCGATCGGACAGGTCGTCGACATCCTGCGCGAAGACGGGCTCATCGCGTACCCGACGGACTCCTGTTTCGCCCTCGGCTGCCAGCTGGGGAACAAACAGGGCATCGACCGCATCCGGAGCATCCGCAAGCTCGACGACCGCCACCATTTCACCCTGGTGTGCCAGGACTTCGCCCAGCTGGGCCAGTTCGTGCACGTGGACAACGCGGTCTTCCGCGCGGTCAAGGCGTCCACACCGGGCAGTTACACGTTCATCCTCCCGGCCACCAAGGAGGTTCCGCGCCGTCTGCTGCACGCCAAGAAGAAGACCGTCGGCGTGCGCATCCCGGACCACGTGGTCACCCAGGCCCTGCTCGGCGAACTCGGCGAGCCGCTGCTGTCGAGCACGCTGCTGCTGCCCGACCAGGAGGAGCCGATGACCCAGGGCTGGGACATCAAGGAACATCTGGAGCACGTGGTGGACGCGGTGATCGACTCCGGCGACTGCGGGGTCGAGCCCACCACGGTCATCGATTTCTCGTCGGGCGAGCCGGAGATCGTGCGCCGGGGCGCCGGCGACACCGCGCGCTTCGAGTGA
- a CDS encoding sensor histidine kinase, whose protein sequence is MPDQLAVTAEPLGTAGVDRRPRRALFLAALIITVVFVNSCLFGLLAVLFRPGVDFWQGLLAVLYVGPVLAIQLLYFSRPAVRLDTRLAKVMLAVQACLAFLSTLHFDAALSSLTTLAAGSALLLFRPRTGWTVFTVFMAGTIWILWTYDETWLGAVFDSVTAVLYALVVYLLTWLARLVTELHQARTELARRAVAEQRLAFARDLHDLLGLSLSAIALKGELVHRLLRKSLTRAREELAEITGIAQRTLSDVRSVARGYRELSLDKESRTAVSLLSASNVAVRVDLEQVELPVKLRTLLAKVLREGVTNVLRYTGVEHCEITVRENGGRVALEIVHDGTAHDDVPEETAESLREVTEEVAGHGGKLSAGPDPAGRWRLHAELPVPEQAEPTETALAEASGHWSRIDARNVQWTMTVVFIVFSLSAMARAFMLTDDGWSLALIAGYLTALTTLQLSYFARPNVRLRSRQSYALLFVQACLIFLPLIPLGSAWVSLPSLFAGTALLVLPPLAGWTAFAVTAAGVVAIRIAYGTDFLGGFYTFASILNTGLMVFGLIWLIRLVTELGETRKRLAEVAVAEERLRFARDLHDLLGMSLSAIALKSELTSRIMDIDTDRASDELLEILGLTRQALSDVRSVASGYRELSLDQESRSAQAVLVAADVQVRLEIEHDDLPTTVRTVLAVVLREGVTNVLRHSKVERCEIAVRRTGDGVALDIVNDGVVNGRPPKPEQPVRVEAPGSGITNMSDRVAGLGGELTAGVEPDGRFRLRAVVPV, encoded by the coding sequence GTGCCGGATCAGCTCGCGGTGACCGCCGAACCGCTGGGTACCGCCGGAGTCGACCGGCGTCCGCGGCGGGCGCTGTTCCTCGCCGCGCTGATCATCACCGTCGTCTTCGTCAACTCCTGCCTCTTCGGTCTCCTCGCGGTCTTGTTCCGGCCCGGGGTGGACTTCTGGCAGGGCCTGCTGGCCGTGCTGTACGTCGGGCCCGTGCTGGCGATCCAGCTGCTGTACTTCAGCAGGCCGGCGGTCCGGCTCGACACCAGGCTCGCGAAGGTGATGCTGGCGGTGCAGGCGTGTCTCGCGTTCCTGTCGACCCTGCACTTCGACGCGGCGCTGAGCTCGCTGACCACCCTCGCGGCCGGCAGCGCGCTGCTGCTGTTCCGGCCGCGGACGGGCTGGACGGTGTTCACCGTGTTCATGGCGGGCACGATCTGGATCCTCTGGACCTACGACGAGACCTGGCTCGGCGCGGTGTTCGACAGTGTCACCGCGGTCCTCTACGCCCTGGTCGTGTACCTGCTGACCTGGCTCGCGCGGCTGGTGACCGAACTGCACCAGGCCAGGACCGAGCTGGCCAGGCGCGCCGTGGCAGAACAGCGGCTGGCCTTCGCGAGGGATCTGCACGACCTGCTCGGCCTCAGCCTGTCCGCGATCGCCCTCAAGGGCGAGCTGGTGCACCGGCTGCTGCGGAAGTCACTGACCAGGGCGCGTGAGGAGCTCGCCGAGATCACCGGGATCGCCCAGCGGACGCTGTCCGACGTGCGGTCGGTGGCCAGGGGCTACCGGGAGCTGTCGCTCGACAAGGAGTCGCGGACCGCGGTGTCGCTGCTCTCGGCGTCGAACGTCGCGGTGCGGGTCGACCTCGAGCAGGTCGAACTCCCGGTGAAGCTGCGCACCCTGCTGGCGAAGGTGCTGCGAGAAGGGGTCACGAACGTGCTCCGCTACACCGGCGTCGAGCACTGCGAGATCACCGTGCGCGAGAACGGCGGCCGGGTCGCGCTGGAGATCGTGCACGACGGGACGGCGCACGACGACGTCCCCGAGGAGACGGCCGAGAGCCTGCGCGAGGTGACCGAGGAGGTCGCCGGGCACGGCGGGAAGCTGAGCGCGGGCCCCGACCCGGCGGGCCGGTGGCGGCTGCACGCCGAACTCCCGGTGCCCGAACAGGCCGAGCCCACCGAGACGGCGCTGGCCGAGGCGTCGGGGCACTGGTCCCGGATCGACGCCAGGAACGTCCAGTGGACGATGACGGTGGTCTTCATCGTCTTCAGCCTCTCCGCGATGGCCAGGGCGTTCATGCTGACCGACGACGGCTGGTCCCTCGCGCTCATCGCCGGCTATCTCACCGCGCTGACCACGCTGCAGCTGTCCTACTTCGCCCGCCCGAACGTCCGGCTGCGCTCGCGGCAGAGCTACGCGCTGCTGTTCGTGCAGGCCTGTCTCATCTTCCTGCCGCTGATCCCGCTCGGGAGCGCGTGGGTGAGCCTGCCGAGCCTGTTCGCCGGCACCGCCCTGCTGGTGCTGCCGCCGCTGGCCGGATGGACGGCGTTCGCCGTGACCGCCGCCGGTGTGGTGGCGATCCGGATCGCCTACGGCACCGACTTCCTCGGCGGCTTCTACACCTTCGCGTCCATCCTGAACACCGGGCTGATGGTGTTCGGGCTCATCTGGCTGATCCGGCTGGTGACCGAACTGGGCGAGACCAGGAAACGCCTCGCCGAGGTCGCGGTCGCGGAGGAGCGGCTGCGGTTCGCCCGCGACCTGCACGATCTGCTGGGGATGAGCCTCTCGGCGATCGCCCTGAAGAGCGAGCTGACCAGCCGGATCATGGACATCGACACCGATCGCGCCTCCGACGAGCTGCTGGAGATCCTCGGGCTGACGCGGCAGGCGCTGAGCGACGTCCGGTCGGTGGCGAGCGGCTACCGCGAACTCTCGCTGGATCAGGAGTCCCGGTCGGCGCAGGCGGTCCTGGTGGCCGCCGACGTCCAGGTGCGGCTGGAGATCGAGCACGACGACCTGCCGACGACGGTGCGGACCGTGCTGGCCGTGGTGCTGCGCGAAGGCGTGACGAACGTGTTGCGGCACAGCAAGGTCGAACGCTGCGAGATCGCCGTGCGGCGGACCGGCGACGGCGTCGCGCTCGACATCGTCAACGACGGCGTGGTGAACGGGCGGCCGCCGAAGCCGGAGCAGCCGGTGCGGGTGGAGGCCCCGGGCAGCGGCATCACGAATATGTCCGACCGGGTCGCCGGGCTCGGCGGGGAGCTGACCGCCGGGGTCGAGCCCGACGGGCGGTTCCGGCTGCGTGCCGTGGTGCCCGTCTAG
- a CDS encoding DNA-binding response regulator — MVIRVLVAEDMHIVRGALVALLRLEPDIEVVSEVASGDEILPAARVSRTQVAIIDIDLPGKDGLTAATELHEQLPEVRTLILTSLGRPGTLRRALAAKVSGFLLKDAPAEKLANAVRGVAAGRRMVDGDLALAAWDTVECPLTPREIDVLRLTAEGRDTLEVAAKAFLSTGTVRNYLTTIVSKLNARNRVDAIRIAKESGWI; from the coding sequence GTGGTGATCAGGGTTCTCGTGGCCGAAGACATGCACATAGTCCGGGGGGCGCTCGTGGCGCTGCTGCGGCTGGAACCGGATATCGAAGTGGTGTCCGAAGTGGCGTCGGGTGACGAGATCCTCCCCGCCGCACGGGTTTCCCGCACCCAGGTGGCGATCATCGACATCGACCTCCCCGGCAAGGACGGGCTCACCGCGGCCACCGAACTCCACGAGCAGCTCCCGGAGGTCAGGACCCTCATCCTGACCAGCCTCGGCAGGCCCGGCACGCTCCGCCGGGCACTGGCGGCCAAAGTGAGCGGCTTCCTGCTGAAGGACGCCCCCGCGGAGAAGCTCGCCAACGCCGTGCGCGGGGTGGCGGCCGGACGGCGGATGGTCGACGGCGATCTGGCCCTCGCCGCCTGGGACACCGTGGAATGCCCGCTGACCCCGCGGGAGATCGACGTCCTGCGGCTGACCGCCGAAGGCCGCGACACCCTGGAGGTCGCGGCGAAGGCCTTTCTCTCCACCGGAACCGTGCGCAACTACCTGACCACGATCGTGTCGAAACTCAACGCACGCAACCGCGTCGACGCGATCCGGATCGCCAAGGAGTCGGGCTGGATCTAG
- a CDS encoding carboxymuconolactone decarboxylase family protein yields the protein MSYLGSLPTDATLLQVFRKFPAPAAKLLELHELLMRAPSAFGAGERELIAAYVSGLNECRYCHGVHTVTAEAFGVPEGLLAAALADLGSSPVDDRMKPVLAYVGKLTRTPARMTDADAEAVFAAGWDESALHDAVLVCALFNFMNRMVEGLGIRADAAYAKISGVRLKEGGYAGLAALLEEPAR from the coding sequence ATGTCCTATCTCGGGTCTTTGCCGACTGACGCCACACTGCTGCAGGTCTTCCGGAAGTTCCCCGCGCCCGCGGCGAAACTGCTGGAACTCCACGAACTCCTCATGCGGGCGCCGTCGGCGTTCGGCGCGGGCGAGCGGGAGCTGATCGCGGCCTACGTTTCCGGCCTCAACGAGTGCCGGTACTGCCATGGGGTCCACACCGTCACCGCGGAGGCTTTCGGTGTGCCTGAAGGGCTTCTGGCCGCCGCATTGGCCGATCTCGGCTCCTCGCCCGTGGACGACCGGATGAAGCCCGTGCTGGCCTACGTGGGCAAGCTGACGCGCACTCCGGCACGGATGACCGACGCGGACGCCGAGGCGGTGTTCGCGGCGGGCTGGGACGAGAGCGCGCTGCACGACGCCGTCCTCGTGTGCGCCCTGTTCAACTTCATGAACCGGATGGTCGAAGGGCTCGGGATCCGCGCCGACGCCGCCTACGCGAAGATCTCGGGCGTGCGGCTGAAGGAAGGCGGCTACGCCGGCCTGGCCGCGTTACTCGAAGAACCTGCCCGCTGA
- a CDS encoding DUF6187 family protein — protein MSEPYDSRFTLPSIDDAPSTESGVILLGLDAERLLAGAGLARLADEPALVALAVDQARHEALDLGLDALVEAGILRWRAVRPLIEAGPEMTAAGSLRREWEHATARVTATVTGLGPASVACLAACWLRRDEIDEFAAHGRAPEKGSGTQDVLSRVFAD, from the coding sequence GTGTCTGAGCCCTACGACTCCCGTTTCACCCTGCCGTCGATCGACGACGCGCCCTCGACCGAGTCGGGGGTGATCCTGCTGGGCCTGGACGCCGAACGCCTGCTCGCCGGGGCCGGGCTGGCCCGGCTCGCCGACGAGCCCGCGCTGGTGGCCCTCGCCGTGGACCAGGCCCGGCACGAGGCGCTCGACCTCGGCCTCGACGCGCTCGTCGAGGCCGGGATCCTCCGCTGGCGCGCGGTCCGGCCGCTGATCGAAGCAGGTCCGGAGATGACGGCGGCGGGTTCCCTGCGCCGAGAATGGGAACACGCCACCGCGCGGGTCACCGCCACGGTGACCGGGCTCGGCCCGGCATCGGTGGCGTGCCTCGCGGCCTGCTGGCTGCGTCGCGACGAGATCGACGAGTTCGCCGCGCACGGACGGGCGCCGGAAAAGGGGAGCGGTACACAGGATGTCCTATCTCGGGTCTTTGCCGACTGA
- a CDS encoding FAD-dependent oxidoreductase: MITFVPEPHLLESPRGREWPVLPGALAARTSEPPPAADVVIVGAGPAGLAVASALWHHGVRDLVVVDRDGRPCGRFFDRVDLLGQRVLRSPYEHHPGVEGYRDCELLDFARLHWALLTPVERREIRMAQAGHRSVVPVDVFEAYCRHLAASHHVTERTWRGSVREVLPTSDAVTVRADRFSVTARHVVLCLGEERRSAPDTWWGGGHPPRGVSYWDEPVPTAGKRLAVVGAGLTAAHLISNGLAQGREVHWVVREAGERYQCADVNSSFFRPEGRARFDGVSWSERLELMGRFRRASIMFEFRPMLEAAEAEGRLIVHRGKAITKVTPGVGLHLEDGSRISADHAVLALGTTPSIGDGLMPGEAVLDTGGWPRLDERTFAYEGAPRVFAVGAAAGMALGPAARNIDGHRVATARVAAAVAGNLRRDTPLRTVTKDVARV, translated from the coding sequence GTGATCACCTTCGTCCCGGAACCCCATCTGCTCGAATCGCCGCGCGGACGGGAGTGGCCCGTTCTCCCCGGCGCCCTTGCGGCGCGCACCTCCGAACCGCCGCCCGCCGCCGACGTGGTCATCGTCGGGGCGGGCCCGGCCGGGCTCGCCGTCGCTTCCGCGTTGTGGCACCACGGCGTCCGCGACCTCGTCGTCGTCGACCGCGACGGCCGTCCCTGCGGCCGGTTCTTCGACCGCGTCGATCTGCTCGGCCAGCGCGTGCTGCGGTCGCCGTACGAACACCACCCCGGTGTCGAGGGCTACCGCGACTGCGAACTGCTGGACTTCGCGCGGCTGCACTGGGCGCTGCTGACCCCGGTGGAGCGCCGGGAGATCCGGATGGCGCAGGCCGGGCATCGCTCCGTGGTTCCCGTCGACGTCTTCGAGGCCTATTGCCGTCATCTGGCCGCGAGCCACCACGTCACCGAACGGACCTGGCGCGGTTCGGTGCGCGAGGTGCTGCCGACCTCCGACGCGGTCACCGTGCGCGCCGACCGGTTCTCCGTCACCGCGCGCCATGTCGTGCTCTGCCTCGGCGAGGAGCGCCGGTCCGCGCCGGACACCTGGTGGGGTGGCGGCCATCCGCCGCGCGGCGTGAGCTACTGGGACGAACCCGTTCCCACCGCCGGGAAACGCCTCGCCGTCGTCGGCGCCGGCCTCACCGCCGCGCACCTGATCTCCAACGGGCTCGCCCAAGGGCGCGAGGTGCACTGGGTGGTCCGCGAAGCGGGCGAACGCTACCAGTGCGCCGACGTCAACTCGTCGTTCTTCCGTCCGGAAGGCCGTGCCCGCTTCGACGGGGTGAGCTGGTCCGAGCGGCTCGAACTGATGGGCCGGTTCCGGCGCGCGTCGATCATGTTCGAGTTCCGGCCGATGCTCGAGGCGGCCGAGGCCGAAGGACGGCTGATCGTGCATCGCGGCAAGGCGATCACCAAGGTGACGCCGGGGGTCGGGCTCCACCTCGAAGACGGTTCGCGGATCTCCGCGGACCACGCCGTCCTGGCGCTCGGCACCACGCCGTCGATCGGTGACGGCCTGATGCCCGGCGAAGCCGTTCTCGATACCGGCGGCTGGCCGCGGCTGGACGAACGCACCTTCGCCTACGAGGGCGCGCCCCGGGTCTTCGCCGTCGGCGCGGCCGCGGGGATGGCGCTGGGCCCGGCCGCCCGCAACATCGACGGCCATCGTGTCGCCACCGCGCGGGTCGCGGCGGCCGTCGCCGGGAACCTGCGCCGGGACACCCCGCTGCGGACGGTCACGAAGGACGTCGCCCGTGTCTGA